The following coding sequences lie in one Lolium perenne isolate Kyuss_39 chromosome 2, Kyuss_2.0, whole genome shotgun sequence genomic window:
- the LOC127336103 gene encoding G-type lectin S-receptor-like serine/threonine-protein kinase B120: MIPLPVFILLSLVCFCESDDRLTLGKPLSTGDKLVSSGGVFALGFFSPANSTANSYIGIWYNKIPERTYVWVANRDSPITSGSAGKLVLTNNSDLVLSDSKGSTLWTTMNNITSRINGTAAILLDSGNLVVRLPNGTNIWQSFNYPTDTILPDMPLALSTNDHLYGRLFAWSGPDDPTTGDYSMGGDSSLDLQVIIWNGTRPYWRRSAWDGALVSALYQSSTGSILSQTIVNRGGSFYLTFTVSDGSPSMRIMLHYTGMFKFLAWNNNSSSWEVFIEQPNLSCDSYAYCGPFGYCDGTETVPKCNCFSGFEPYSVNFSQGCRRKEELVCGGGGSFSTLSGMKTPDKFVYVRNRSFDECAEECSRNCSCSAYAYANQKNGSITVEQSRCLIWLDELVDTGKFRDGSGENLYLRLAGSSVDKEISVLKVVLPVMASLLILACIFLVWICKSRGKRRIKEIQNRHTQQHTKNSKSDELDNVELPSICFEDIVTATDNFSVYNMLGKGGFGNVYKGMFGGGKEVAIKRLSKGSGQGADEFINEVVLIAKLQHRNLVRLLGYCAHEDEKLLVYEYLPNKSLDAFLFDATKKYVLDWSTRFRVIKGIARGLLYLHQDSRLTIIHRDLKASNVLLDAEMNPKISDFGMARIFLGNEQQTNTIRVVGTYGYMSPEYAMEGSFSVKSDTYSFGVLLLEVASGLKISSSHLLMDFPSLIAYAWSLWKDGNARELVDSSIVENCSLHEVLRCIHIGLLCVQDDPNARPLMSSTVFMLENETAALSTPREPVYFRKRKNQTEDRRDNIQISLNDMTMTMQEGR, from the exons ATGATTCCCCTCCCTGTTTTTATCCTCCTGTCGTTGGTTTGTTTCTGTGAATCCGATGACCGCCTTACTCTTGGGAAGCCACTCTCCACCGGTGACAAGCTCGTGTCGAGTGGTGGCGTCTTTGCTCTGGGCTTCTTCTCCCCGGCAAACTCAACTGCAAACTCGTACATCGGCATATGGTACAATAAAATCCCCGAGCGTACATATGTGTGGGTTGCTAACCGTGACAGCCCAATCACCAGTGGTTCTGCAGGGAAATTGGTTCTAACCAACAACTCAGACCTTGTATTATCTGACTCCAAAGGCAGCACTCTTTGGACAACCATGAACAACATCACATCCAGAATCAATGGAACTGCTGCTATACTGCTTGACTCCGGAAACTTAGTCGTTCGTTTGCCGAACGGCACGAACATATGGCAGAGCTTCAATTACCCAACCGACACCATACTCCCGGACATGCCTTTGGCGCTGAGCACAAATGATCATCTCTACGGGCGCCTCTTTGCTTGGAGTGGCCCTGATGACCCAACCACTGGTGACTACTCCATGGGCGGGGACTCTAGCTtggaccttcaggttatcatctggaaTGGTACGAGACCATATTGGCGCAGATCTGCATGGGATGGTGCACTGGTCTCTGCCCTGTACCAGAGCAGCACTGGATCCATCTTGTCCCAAACAATTGTCAACAGAGGGGGGTCATTCTACTTGACCTTCACGGTCTCCGATGGCTCTCCAAGCATGCGCATTATGCTGCACTATACGGGTATGTTTAAATTCCTGGCGTGGAACAACAACTCATCTTCTTGGGAGGTTTTCATTGAGCAGCCCAATCTTAGTTGTGACAGCTATGCCTATTGTGGCCCGTTTGGCTACTGCGATGGCACTGAAACGGTTCCAAAATGCAACTGCTTCAGTGGGTTCGAGCCTTATAGTGTTAACTTCTCCCAAGGGTGCCGGAGAAAGGAGGAGCTGGTATGTGGTGGTGGAGGTAGTTTCTCGACCTTGAGTGGCATGAAAACACCGGATAAGTTCGTGTACGTCAGGAACAGAAGCTTTGACGAATGCGCAGAAGAGTGCAGCCGTAACTGTTCTTGCTCTGCATATGCTTATGCTAACCAAAAAAATGGTAGTATAACTGTGGAACAGTCAAGGTGCTTGATTTGGTTGGATGAGCTTGTCGATACAGGGAAGTTTCGTGATGGTAGTGGCGAGAACCTGTACCTCCGTCTTGCCGGTTCATCAG TTGACAAGGAGATTAGTGTACTGAAGGTTGTACTCCCAGTAATGGCTAGTCTGCTGATACtggcatgcatcttccttgtgtgGATATGCAAGTCAAGAG GCAAACGACGAATCAAGGAAATTCAGAACAGACATACACAACAACACACGAAAAATTCCAAGTCCGATGAACTAGACAATGTAGAACTTCCATCTATTTGCTTCGAAGACATTGTTACTGCAACGGACAATTTCTCGGTCTACAACATGCTTGGGAAAGGTGGTTTTGGAAATGTTTACAAG GGAATGTTCGGAGGTGGCAAGGAAGTTGCTATCAAAAGGCTTAGTAAAGGTTCCGGTCAAGGGGCCGACGAGTTCATAAATGAAGTGGTTCTGATTGCTAAATTGCAGCATCGGAACTTAGTCAGGCTTCTTGGTTACTGCGCTCATGAAGATGAAAAGTTACTAGTCTATGAATACTTACCTAACAAAAGCTTGGATGCCTTTCTTTTTG ATGCCACAAAAAAATATGTTCTTGATTGGTCTACCCGGTTCAGGGTAATTAAAGGGATAGCGAGAGGCCTTCTTTATCTCCACCAAGATTCAAGGCTAACAATAATTCATAGAGATCTCAAAGCAAGCAATGTCTTGTTGGATGCAGAAATGAACCCTAAAATATCGGATTTTGGTATGGCTAGGATCTTTTTAGGAAATGAGCAACAAACGAATACTATCCGCGTTGTTGGGACATA TGGTTACATGTCTCCTGAATATGCAATGGAAGGCTCCTTTTCCGTCAAGTCTGACACCTATAGCTTTGGTGTTCTACTGTTGGAGGTTGCAAGTGGGCTAAAGATCAGTTCATCCCACCTCCTAATGGACTTTCCTAGCCTTATAGCTTAT GCATGGAGCTTATGGAAAGATGGAAACGCAAGAGAATTGGTGGACTCGTCCATTGTGGAAAACTGTTCACTTCATGAAGTTCTACGATGTATCCATATAGGACTGTTGTGTGTTCAAGACGATCCAAATGCTAGGCCACTCATGTCATCGACTGTGTTCATGTTAGAAAACGAAACAGCCGCGCTTTCTACTCCAAGGGAGCCTGTATATTTTAGGAAACGGAAAAATCAAActgaagaccgaagagataacatACAAATATCTCTGAACGACATGACTATGACAATGCAAGAGGGGCGTTGA
- the LOC127336104 gene encoding uncharacterized protein: MGDHQLMHAAPAMYNGGGVAVSHGMWWNSNATAAVPAAACSTELAGFNTWPSALHAAHGYDVVADGGKAKSCTTTASSESPGGNNSSITFQETASINDPAAGSATVAGFTDWNNPYMSSDAGNMHGFLQVGHHDMSSRTDQSLMNTSPNNLDLALQGHHHQQQQQLLSSLGAPELLLSPNSPYGFQSSLLRSLMEPMAKPAAGIQQYQYQQMGQTAGAREPLQFTNDAAYWNASSAGFGMALAAPPATTDQGRARAAVKPAPGPRGANLALKNVLEGVGDSGSITTKKAKGEPAFKKPRMETPSPLPTFKVRKEKLGDRITALQQLVSPFGKTDTASVLHETIEYIKFLHDQVGVLSAPYLKHGHHQHQVPQYLKSSSASPDKSSKDGEVSLKGRGLCLVPISSTFAVASEVPVDFWTPFGAQFR; this comes from the exons ATGGGAGATCACCAGCTGATGCACGCTGCTCCGGCcatgtacaacggcggcggcgtgGCTGTCTCGCACGGCATGTGGTGGAACAGCAACGCGACCGCGGCCGTCCCTGCCGCGGCATGTTCAACGGAGCTCGCCGGGTTCAATACCTGGCCTTCCGCTCTCCATGCTGCACATGGATACGACGTGGTGGCCGACGGCGGTAAGGCGAAGAGCTGCACCACCACGGCCTCCTCCGAGTCCCCCGGTGGGAACAACAGTTCCATAACCTTCCAAGAAACAGCCAGCAtcaacgacccggcagccggcagcGCCACCGTGGCCGGGTTCACCGACTGGAACAACCCTTACAT GAGCAGCGATGCTGGCAACATGCATGGGTTTCTGCAAGTTGGCCACCATGACATGAGCTCAAGAACCGACCAGAGCTTGATGAACACCTCGCCGAATAACCTAGACCTAGCGTTGCAAGGCCATCACCaccaacagcagcagcagctgcTCTCCAGCCTCGGCGCGCCCGAGCTGCTGCTGTCCCCGAACTCGCCGTACGGTTTCCAGTCGTCGCTGCTGAGGAGCCTCATGGAGCCGATGGCGAAGCCAGCGGCCGGGATTCAGCAGTACCAATACCAGCAGATGGGCCAGACTGCAGGGGCCAGGGAGCCACTGCAGTTCACCAACGACGCAGCGTACTGGAACGCTTCTAGCGCCGGGTTTGGCATGGCGCTGGCAGCGCCACCGGCGACCACCGATCAGGGCAGAGCACGTGCTGCCGTCAAACCAGCGCCGGGACCGCGTGGAGCAAACCTTGCGCTAAAG AATGTGCTAGAAGGGGTTGGAGACTCCGGCTCAATCACCACCAAGAAGGCCAAAGGCGAGCCGGCGTTCAAGAAACCTAGGATGGAGACGCCGTCGCCATTGCCCACCTTCAAG GTTAGGAAGGAGAAGCTAGGGGACAGGATCACAGCACTCCAACAGCTCGTCTCTCCTTTCGGAAAG ACGGATACGGCGTCGGTGCTGCACGAGACCATCGAGTACATCAAGTTTCTCCACGACCAAGTTGGT GTGCTCAGTGCTCCTTACCTGAAGCACGGCCATCATCAGCATCAAGTGCCACAGTACCTCAAG AGCTCCAGTGCTAGTCCTGACAAATCGTCCAAGGATGGCGAGGTTTCGCTCAAGGGCCGGGGGCTGTGCCTGGTGCCGATATCCAGCACGTTCGCCGTGGCCAGCGAGGTGCCCGTCGACTTCTGGACCCCGTTCGGCGCGCAGTTTAGGTAG